DNA sequence from the Candidatus Saccharibacteria bacterium oral taxon 488 genome:
TCCAGGCGATCCAACAAATCTTTCACCAAATCTTCCAGCTTGGCCCGCGTCAAGCTCAACTCAAAGTGCTTTGGCCCATCAGCATCAGCGGTAATGAATGGGATGTTGACTTCGTATTCAGTAACTGTTGACAGTTCCTTCTTGGCCTTTTCAGCTTCGTCCTTCAGGCGCTGCATGGCTGCATTGTCTTTGCGTAGGTCGATGCCTTCTTTAGACTTAAAGTCGTCCAGGAAGTAGTTAACGATGACATTGTCAAAGTCCTCGCCGCCCAGGTGGGTATCACCATTCGTCGCCTTCACCTCAAACACGCCATCACCAAGCTCCAGGACAGAAACGTCAAAGGTACCGCCACCGAGGTCAAACACCACGATGGTCTCGTCATTTTTGCCTTTTTCCAGGCCGTACGCCAAAGCAGCGGCCGTCGGTTCATTGATGATGCGCTTAACTTCCAGGCCAGCAATTTTACCAGCGTCTTTGGTGGCTTGACGCTGCGAATCGTCAAAGTAGGCTGGCACGGTGATAACGGCTTCGGTGACTTTTTCGCCCAGGAACGCCTCGGCGTCGGCCTTGATTTTGCCGAGGATCATGGCTGAAACCTCTTCTGGCGTGTATTCCTTGCCACCCATTTCCACGGCCACACCCGCACCTTTCTTGACGATCTTAAACGGCATAAGGCCACGGTCTTTTTGGACTTCTTTGTCATCAAACTTACGGCCAATAAAGCGCTTGACACCATAAATTGTGTTCTTTGGATTAGTCACACGCTGACGCTGCGCTACTTGCCCAACCAAGCGCTCGCCCTTTTTATTAATCGCCACCACTGATGGCGTCGTACGATTACCCTCAGCGTTAGCGATAACTTCTGGCTTGCCCGCCAGCATGTATGCAAAGGCACTGTTGGTTGTACCGAGGTCAATTCCGATGATTTTACCCATATGATTCCCCTTTCTGTTATGATCACATCTGGTTTTTGCTTATATTCATTTTAGCACTCTTTATTCACGAGTGCCAACTATTTCAGTATAAATAATTAGCACTCCCGTGTCAAGAGTGCTAATTCATTTTGTGAAAACCAGTTATTTCTCTGATGCGTCAGTATTTTCTTTGACATCCGCCCGCGTTGATTCCGATGACTGGCGCGTCACCTTAACCATCGCATCGCGAATCACCGCGCCGTCTAGCGTATAGCCAGCACGTAGTTCCTCAGCAATCACCTCTTTGTCGCCTTCGGCTGATTCGTCAAATTGAATAGCTTGGTGTAGTTCAGGATTAAATACTGTGCCGGGTTTAGCGTCGATTTGCTCGAGGCCGATTTCTTTCAGTTGCTTATCAAGCTGTTTATTCAGGCCAGCCACACCTTTCGCCCAGGCGTTATCCGCTAGTTCCTCCGGCACATTGGCAATCGCTCGCTCAATCGTGTCAATCACTGGTAACAATTTCATCACTGACTTAGCCTGACCCATTTGATGCGCTGACTGTTTTTCCGCCTCGACACGCTTGCGGTAGTTCTCAAAATCCGCCCGCGTCCGCTGCAAATCCAACGTCAACTCGCCCAACTGCTGCTCCAAATCTTCAGTTTTTTTAGCCTTACTCTTCGTCATTTTTTCCTCCTTCTAAACGGCCAAAACGGCTCGTCGCCATACGTACAGGGAAAAGACACTACCATAGCCATGAAAATAATAATCAAAATAATCACTACTAGCCACGTTGGCAAGCCGCTCAGTAGTCCGCCAATCCATTCAGCCATTACAATACCTCCTCTAACATCGCACCGGTTCGCCTAACCAGCTCCATCGTTCGGCGGTAATTTTGCCGCGTCGGGCCGATGACACCGATATAGCTATCATCGCTAAACTGCGAGCGGAATTTACTAATAATCAGCGTAGCGCCACTACTTTTACCAATCGGGTTTTCACTGCCAATAAACACATTCAGCGGCTGGTTCGGCGCTGCTTCATGCAGCCACGGCTCGATATTATCAATCAACCTGGCAATCGCCTGCACGTGTCCGCCCTCGACAAACTCAGGCTGAGAAAACAGCTGCGTCATGCCATTCATATACAAGTGCGTACCAAACGACGCAAAGCCGAAATTGCCCGTCAACTCCACCAGACTATCAACCGCACTGCGAATCGCTCGGTCGGACGTATCAACATGCGAATTAACATGCGCTTCGATCGCTCTCGCACTGCGATCGATGCCGCTCGGCAGCTCGGTCATCTGCGCGTCGGTGATGCCATTGACATAAAAGCGATAGCCCTTGTCGGTGGGGATTCGCCCAGCGCTGGTGTGCGGCGCTTCAATAAAACCCATCTCCTCGAGCTTGGCCATTTCGCTGCGAATGGTGGCGCTAGATACGCCAAACAACTTGGCTAGCGTCACGCTGCCAACTGGCGCCGCAATTTCAGCGTACTGTTCAATGATGGCGGCCAAGATAGCCTGTTGACGTTCGGTCATAGGCTCATTGTAGCATGAATCTAGCACTCATCGCAAGCGAGTGCTAATGCGACCTTGCCGCGCG
Encoded proteins:
- the grpE gene encoding nucleotide exchange factor GrpE, with the protein product MTKSKAKKTEDLEQQLGELTLDLQRTRADFENYRKRVEAEKQSAHQMGQAKSVMKLLPVIDTIERAIANVPEELADNAWAKGVAGLNKQLDKQLKEIGLEQIDAKPGTVFNPELHQAIQFDESAEGDKEVIAEELRAGYTLDGAVIRDAMVKVTRQSSESTRADVKENTDASEK
- a CDS encoding transcriptional regulator, which codes for MTERQQAILAAIIEQYAEIAAPVGSVTLAKLFGVSSATIRSEMAKLEEMGFIEAPHTSAGRIPTDKGYRFYVNGITDAQMTELPSGIDRSARAIEAHVNSHVDTSDRAIRSAVDSLVELTGNFGFASFGTHLYMNGMTQLFSQPEFVEGGHVQAIARLIDNIEPWLHEAAPNQPLNVFIGSENPIGKSSGATLIISKFRSQFSDDSYIGVIGPTRQNYRRTMELVRRTGAMLEEVL